The region AATCTGCTGGGTGTGACCAGGGGTCTATGGGGGATGAAGCTTCAGACATAGAGCTGATGTGATGAGCGGCTTTTTCTTCCACAGAGATGACTGCGGTTTCGTTACATTGTAGAGACTTGCGGTACCTGCTGTGCCCCGAGCACAGATTATTAGGTCCCGTCCATCCCTATAGGACTCGTTTCCTTGTAGAATCTTGGCGGCCCCGATAATCACTGAGATACACAGATGTCCCTGTCAGTGATGTCCCCGTCAGTGGTCCCAGCCATTGGACACCGCAGTCTCCTTACAGCTGTGAATTAATGTCTTTGACTGatataatgaaaataaaacaagGAACAGAAAATGTGGACACTAAAGAGTTAATGTACGGATCTATAGCTCTGATACTTAGTACCGATCGGATGATAACGGAGCTTTGGGgattttttcttttctcctcctcatccatgTAATAACAGGAGCCCCCTCATTGGTGCTTATTCCCGGTGACTGTATACGGAGAGTGCCGGCATCCGCAGCCTGAGAAGGAGCCGCCTGTATATGAGATCACATAACACGGGACAATTGTCTTCTCTCCCAGAGCGGAGAATTACAGGGTGAGCGGGAAATTCAAAATCAACTAAGCTTTTGTGTTCAGCCAATcaaaagagaaggggaggggccgGAAATGTAAATTATTAAAGGAAACGCCCATGATGACGTCATCTTGTTTGAGTTCTCCGTCTGGTCCGCCATGTGCTATATAAACCAGGACTCCGCTTCCTCAGACATAATTCATTCTATTCTCAATCAGCAGGATGTCGGGACGCGGTAAAGGAGGGAAAGGTCTCGGTAAGGGCGGAGCCAAGCGGCACAGGAAGGTGCTCCGGGATAACATCCAGGGCATCACCAAGCCTGCCATCCGCCGTCTAGCTCGCAGGGGAGGTGTGAAGCGCATCTCCGGCCTCATCTATGAAGAGACTCGCGGTGTCCTGAAAGTCTTCCTGGAGAACGTCATCCGTGACGCCGTCACCTACACCGAGCACGCCAAGAGGAAGACCGTCACCGCTATGGACGTGGTGTACGCCCTCAAGCGCCAGGGCCGCACTCTCTACGGCTTTGGAGGTTAATTCTAATCCTGAAATCATCTCCTCCCCCCAAAGGCTCTTCTCAGAGCCGCCCACATGTTCTATAGAAAGGCTACAATTCCTTGTGTCTTCCCTACTGAGTGGTTGTGTGGTCGGTGTTGTGCTTTGGTGGTTGcggtgtttttttcccctcaattCTAACTTAATCAGAGAAGGAGCGGGAAATACCGGCAGACTATCTGCCCCGGGAGATTTCCACTAAATGTTCTGACTACTGCCCTCACCATCTACATCATTCTTCCCCTCCTCCAGATTTCATTACTTCCCTCCCCCACCAAATCACTATCTCCCTAAAGAGTCCGTGTTATAGAGGATGCAGATCTCCTGATAACGGGATATAAATGCGTCTTATCCGGATACCACTGGATAGACGAGTCTTCGCTCTATAGCACCTGTAAGTTAATTAATGGAGCAGTTCACACCGAACTAAATTGCTGCGGCTTTATTCTAGTGTAGATGCAGGTTCCTCTATATCACTCCTCAGCACGTTGCAGGCTGGCGCAGTGTGCGCTTCTCCCTGTGATACCGATCCTCACTGATGTCCCGGACTGTGATAGCGGCACAAACCCCCATACACCGGACTATGATAGCGCTATGTTCTACTACCCAGCGAGAATCGGAGTCCCGGTGATCACTGACTGTTCCTCTAACAATTCCTGTATAAAGTTTTGGCAATGATTCCGGAGAAATAATTGTAGAAATGAGCGGGAAACTCCCAATATGTATAACACTACATGTCCGCCAATTATTCCTCAGCTTAATAACT is a window of Hyla sarda isolate aHylSar1 unplaced genomic scaffold, aHylSar1.hap1 scaffold_1897, whole genome shotgun sequence DNA encoding:
- the LOC130316025 gene encoding histone H4, with amino-acid sequence MSGRGKGGKGLGKGGAKRHRKVLRDNIQGITKPAIRRLARRGGVKRISGLIYEETRGVLKVFLENVIRDAVTYTEHAKRKTVTAMDVVYALKRQGRTLYGFGG